A genomic window from Anguilla rostrata isolate EN2019 chromosome 14, ASM1855537v3, whole genome shotgun sequence includes:
- the LOC135239496 gene encoding sphingosine 1-phosphate receptor 3, which produces MNNTIYLHYNYTGKLDNRNKSSSGTIDAKTVVFLIICCCIVLENVMVLAAIWKNHKFHNRMYFFIGNLALCDLLAGVAYTVNLFMSGERTLSLSPPAWFVREGSVFVALAASTFSLLAIAIERHMTMIKMRPYDANKKYRVFLLIGTCWLIAISLGALPILGWNCLDNLPDCSTVLPLYSKQYVAFCITIFIALLLAIAILYARIYILVKSSSSKVTKHSNSEHSMALLRTVVIVVGVFIACWTPIFVLLLIDVACKHKQCLVLFKADWFLALAVLNSAMNPIIYTLASKEMRRAFFGLVCSCLVRTKVVRPTFENSRSKSSSIHCQRPVDKENLEAAVPSSSQKLTSLTGAEC; this is translated from the coding sequence ATGAACAACACGATCTATCTTCATTATAACTACACAGGGAAACTTGACAACCGCAATAAAAGCAGCAGTGGCACTATAGATGCTAAAACTGTGGTATTCCTAATCATATGCTGCTGCATTGTCCTAGAGAATGTGATGGTGCTGGCGGCAATATGGAAAAACCACAAATTCCACAACCGCATGTATTTCTTCATTGGGAATCTGGCACTCTGTGACTTGCTGGCTGGAGTGGCCTATACAGTAAACTTATTCATGTCAGGTGAGAGAACACTCAGTCTGTCTCCACCTGCTTGGTTCGTTCGCGAAGGAAGTGTGTTTGTGGCATTAGCCGCCTCCACTTTCAGTTTACTAGCGATTGCCATTGAAAGACACATGACCATGATTAAAATGAGGCCTtatgatgcaaataaaaaatacagagtgTTTTTACTCATTGGCACTTGTTGGCTGATTGCCATTTCGTTGGGAGCTTTGCCAATCCTTGGATGGAACTGTTTGGACAATCTGCCCGACTGTTCCACTGTCTTACCTCTTTATTCAAAACAGTATGTGGCCTTCTGTATCACCATCTTCATTGCTCTGTTGCTTGCCATCGCCATACTGTATGCTCGTATTTATATACTGGTGAAGTCCAGCAGCAGCAAGGTCACCAAGCATAGCAATTCAGAGCATTCCATGGCCCTGCTTCGGACGGTCGTCATCGTCGTAGGAGTCTTCATTGCCTGCTGGACACCCATATTTGTTCTGCTGCTCATTGACGtggcatgcaaacacaaacagtgcTTGGTTCTCTTCAAGGCTGATTGGTTCCTTGCCCTAGCTGTGCTCAATTCCGCCATGAACCCAATCATCTACACTCTGGCCAGCAAGGAGATGCGTCGTGCATTCTTTGGCCTGGTTTGCAGTTGCCTGGTCAGGACCAAGGTTGTTCGACCCACCTTTGAAAACAGCAGGAGCAAATCCAGCAGCATCCACTGTCAGAGGCCAGTGGACAAAGAGAACCTGGAGGCTGCAGTGCCATCTTCATCTCAAAAGCTAACATCCCTGACTGGTGCAGAATGTTGA